The Pieris rapae chromosome 9, ilPieRapa1.1, whole genome shotgun sequence region ATGAGGGTAAATTGGAAGTAATGGCCTCATGGGCCGCTTTATCATAAGATTTACCTGATGTTGGCCTAGAGCGAGAAGGGAGAAATATAGTTTTCCTGTATGATGTAGTCTGGGGGGATACTTGGGAAGGTATAATAATGGGCTGGGATAAACTGAATGAAGAGGACGGGGTAGCTTTTGCAGAATCTGCAAAAGATTTGCCACTGCTAGGTCTAAAGCGAGCTGATGCTTCCAGATAGGATATATTTTCCTGCGACATAcagtgtttaatatttctttgtctATTATGCTCAGGGCATGCTTTGTTGGTTGCAAAGTGTGGGgcagtacaaaataaacataatgattTTGTTTCCGGGATATTACATTCATCGCCAGAATGGGCTAGAGTACAACGAAAACATCTAGGTTTCGACCGGCATTGTGACTTAACATGGCCAAATCTGCAACAGTTAAGACACTGGATTGTCGGAAGTTGGTAAGTATCTACGGGGAGGGAATTATGACAGGAGAATATTCTCTCCGGAAGATTTTGTCCTTGAAACGTCAAAACAACGGTTTGTGTTGGAGTCCATGTAATTTGACCATCGGAGATTGTCTTGCGATTTAGGCGTCTGGCCTTGAGGACTATACCAAAACCTTCGGGAATTTCAACAGTCTCAACAAATTCTTGCATCGACCAATCAGCTGGGACACCTCTCACAAGGCCCATACGGGAAACATAATTGGGAATAGTAACAGAATAATTGCTGGAAGGTACTATGGGactagatataaaattattggcaTCTAAACCCGACTTAAACTCAACAGATATTCTGTTACGACCCACTTTCTTGACACCATCTCGAACAATGTTGGCTACTTTGTTTTTGACCAAGAAGTGACCAAACTTAATTGGGCGGATTGATGTACCAGCGGATGGGTCAGCTTCAGGGCAAGAAACATGTACTATAAAAGGACCCTTGTCATTGACAAGGTAAGTCTTGGGTGAGTCAGTTAATGATGGATGGGTATAAAACCCAGGGTTGACATCATCAGCAGATGACCGGCCTTCAATCAATGGTTTTTTAGAGGGTTCcattaaaacttctttgtCAGTGTCGAGTCTGCGTTTGACACCGGGATGGGAAAACATTGAGGGGGATGAATCCATTAACTCAACCGGAGAAGAGACCCTATCCGGAGGATCCGGAGGGTCTGGAGGATGTTTCTCCATTAAGgactactaaaaatataacaagttaaagggaaaaattaaaaaataaataaaaataacttacgttATTAGttgatgttattaattaaccaCCACCAATTAGATAAGTCAGCTTAAACTacgataaaaatagaaaaaactaaataattaaatccgaAACACGTGTTAACACTTAAACCCGCAACGACGGAatccataataattataacagttattatatatatatatataaataaaatcgaaaGCTATCGTATACAGCATAAAAAATCAGAGTAAACTTTtggttaattgttattttattaatatcaactAGTAGgactaatatttttgtataataagttttatggATAACTACGTAAGTATAATTAACGTTCTGCCgcataaatcatttaaaatgcCTGAATATTCGTGAATTTAAAGtccaataattgtatatagtaGAGACTAGAGCTTGTAGTATCAGTGCCAAGTGCCTGTGAAGTGAAAACTAATGATTCATTAGTTAAGGGTATCTCAGCGCCTTTAAACACAAATTTCTCGTGGTAGCGTTCGGTGACGCACCGCGCGTACACAGTAGAGGCGTATGTAGGTtcacttgcgaactggttgtaaatgtaaatttacaattaatttaatttgttttttttgacgttcataagtgtacatgttcacgtatatgaataaagatatttttgagtttgaatgaGTTTTCGTTGAGTGAAGCACACCACAAGTTTTGTAATCTGCAGTTTATCTGACTTAATATTACAAAGCTGACTGGGTCCGACGATCGGTAACCATCAGCTAATTGCTAATAGAACAAGCGCTTGTCACAATATATCACGAGGATATTTTGGGTTAACTTTTATACATGCCACATTAACAGCAACTATATAGCTCATGCTGTATCACGTGACCATTTTTATGCAAGACCTTGGTATCTTTTCTGACAAGTCTCTTCATAGTCTACTAAATCTGTACTGACTGATGACTTCTCTGCAGTCTCTACTTAATCTGTGGTTTAAGGAAATAAAgtcattacatattattattattatgtgattattaaaatatataccaaacaatttacataataattattaaagtgaaaactgtgtttattattagtttaatgaTAACGTTACATATAAATAGAAGTCTGATAGAAAGAAGATGCGAAGTCCAGCTGAAACGGTGTTTCGTAGAGGTCGatgaatgttttaaatgtgttgTTTAATGGATAGGTATAACATTcgaatttgataaataattgtaattactgTTATCGCGATGGGATGTTTCTATAGCAAAAAGGAAATTTCTGACTTGCATCCAAATATATTTCGCGTTGTTAATATTGATGAAGATGGCTCAGACCTGTGTTCTGGTCAGTTAGAAATAACAGATATAGATATCATTCTTTATAGAGAAGGCAGAGATTCAACAGTATGGCCACTACATTCTTTACGAAGATATGGCTTTGAAGGAGATTTATTCAGTTTTGAGTCAGGTAAGTGTgacaaacttaaataaatatattttattacaatctaAGTTACTATGCATAATAGGgttttattgtgattttttGACAATAAATTTCAGGACGGAGATGTGAAACAGGTGAAGGAATATATGCATTTAGATGCCGAAGAGCATCTGTGCTCTTTAGAACCCTGCaacaacaaatacaattacGAAATGTTGTCCATGATTCAGTGTCATATCCAGTATCAAGAATCAATCCATCTCCTCAAAGCCGACAAACACTTCAAGCTAGTGTGGTTCACAGATCTTCAGTGGATAATGGACAACCAGATACAGTTCTGAACAATAATCCTATATTGCCACCATTGCCACGTAATCCAACTCCCAGGTCTCCATCTAGTGCAGATATATTAGAGGTAGTCCAACCATTGAATGGACGTACCCAAACAAATACTCATGCTACTAATATCTACCAAGtgagaaattttaaaaggGAACACAATAACAATCAGTCTGAACTTGGAGATGGGCGACATATGTATTCTAATGAACTTAATAGGGACTTGGCAAAACTTAGAAAAACCTTAAGACGTGAAATGGCTTTAATTGCTATCAGAGACATTGAGGATGAGACAAGGTTTCTTAAAGGGAGGTATATGGAAAATGAAGGAGGGCCATCTAATGAAATGACAAATGATATTGACCAAAAATCACTAGAAGATAGTGATAAATTGCATGCTGATCTTGCCATACAGACAAACATAAATTCGGACCTGAATGTTGATCAAAAAGATGCTGTCAGAGATCCTACCAGgctatatgttaatattacaCCAAATGAACAACTTCCCGTAGAACCTGTTAAAAATGACATACCTATCACACCAGTTACACCCAAACCAGTAGAGTATTGCAATCTGACTATTGGTTCTAACCCAGAGGTCAACACATATGCTAATCTTATGATAGGTGAAATGGCTGAGAATATCAAAAAACATGATCATAATCAGAAATATTCTGAATCTGATACTTTTATGTCTATGTCACCAGTGGAGGAACTAGAAGTCAACTATGCTGTTTTAGATATtgatacaaataaagaaactcTACGAACAGGTGTGCAAGCAGCAAGCCCTGAGAGTCAATCAAATAATAGTTCTAAGAATAATAGTACTGCATCTTATTCCTCACATGCAAGAAGCCGAATTGTATCACAAAATAGTATAGATAAAGGTTCAAGTACAAATGCTGTACCATCATTAGCCACAACAGCTAGCATAGGCTATACCACTATAGATTTTGACAAAACAGTCGCATTAACTTCAGTTGCAGCAGCCGCTGATGCAAACCTTGATGGTCGTAAAAGCAGACATAACTCAtgtgttattatttcaaatgctTGTGAAAGGAAGTAAAGAAAATTCTATTCTAGTTGAGAATAATACTTTATCatcattattatctattacaTGACTGTGGTGTTActgaatatacaatatactataGGAGTATTAGGATCATTTGTgttaccatttttttttttttttttttttttttattgggaaaccagacagatacatccttataataaaaacaaagtcaaaaataaaacacaatacaaacacattggatgcatccacaacaggttacacttatacactTTACTTGCACACATgccaaaatttttataaaatgagaAAGCCTTATACATACTTTggtaattcataaattataagttacaaaatactgatgtaacataattataacactATTTGTATGTCCAAAGCGATATTCTTGACCAAAGCTaaccattttgttttaataatgtctAATGTAGATATATCattcagaaataattattactataaactGGCtgtttagtataattgtttcaaATTAGGTACTatgaaaatatgatataagAAGTATGTAAGTAATACAGCGATTTGTGACAGGCCTAAATGGACGAaatgtgtaaatttttttacttgattGTATaggataaaatatatgtagccATCCTAGAAGGCACAATTattgttagtaaataattatcctAATATTAAGGTTACTGCTTACATAAGTTGTTTAAAATGCCAAAGATTTATGTATTCAGGTGTATTAAGTGCAATTGCTCTTCTCACTGTATTTAAGCAAGTAAGACCACCAAAATGGAAAACGAAACTCTATAATGGTAACTTTAAGTTGCTATAGGTACTTCAAAGAAATATCAGTTTATAGACAGCTATTATGTTTGTGTCAAGATAAGAGTATTGCGTAAGGAGTTTAATGATGTCTTCTTTTGGTATTAGTTTGTACTAAAGAAAACTTGATAAGAGaaagtatgttttataaacttagatattaatttattttgtctatagataattttgtagaatttgtactattttttttttacaaattttttgattttaaatgcaaaaatcGCTGAGCAAGTAAAATCGTTCAAATGATGAATCGATCTCCAGTTTTAAGCTCAAGCGCATTACTTAAATTGTCACCGATGGTTCAAG contains the following coding sequences:
- the LOC110998467 gene encoding fibroblast growth factor receptor substrate 2 — translated: MGCFYSKKEISDLHPNIFRVVNIDEDGSDLCSGQLEITDIDIILYREGRDSTVWPLHSLRRYGFEGDLFSFESGRRCETGEGIYAFRCRRASVLFRTLQQQIQLRNVVHDSVSYPVSRINPSPQSRQTLQASVVHRSSVDNGQPDTVLNNNPILPPLPRNPTPRSPSSADILEVVQPLNGRTQTNTHATNIYQVRNFKREHNNNQSELGDGRHMYSNELNRDLAKLRKTLRREMALIAIRDIEDETRFLKGRYMENEGGPSNEMTNDIDQKSLEDSDKLHADLAIQTNINSDLNVDQKDAVRDPTRLYVNITPNEQLPVEPVKNDIPITPVTPKPVEYCNLTIGSNPEVNTYANLMIGEMAENIKKHDHNQKYSESDTFMSMSPVEELEVNYAVLDIDTNKETLRTGVQAASPESQSNNSSKNNSTASYSSHARSRIVSQNSIDKGSSTNAVPSLATTASIGYTTIDFDKTVALTSVAAAADANLDGRKSRHNSCVIISNACERK